In the Phyllopteryx taeniolatus isolate TA_2022b chromosome 1, UOR_Ptae_1.2, whole genome shotgun sequence genome, TGCAATACGTCAGTACTGCAGAAGAGAAGTGGTTGTGTTTGAAGGAACCAACACAACCATATCCAAAGCAACTGAATCTttgatttcaaaaattaaacaaaagcgGGGATCCAACAATGGCCTTACAGATGAGCGTGTGAAAAAACTTTCTGGCAATTCTAATGCCTCAAAAGAACAACGCAATTATCAAATGGGCCAATTTGAAGAGTATCATGGCAGATTTGTGCAGGTGAGACAGAGAAGAGGGGGaggcacaagacatttaaaggCCCCAAAGAATACAACAATGTCAGAATTAATAGAAATAGGCAAAACACTATTTTTTCCAGATGGAAAATCAAAACTAGGCGGGGAAAGTGATTTCGAATTTACAATGCGAGACTTCACCGAAGAAATGCTTGAGCCACAAACAACTTTAGGTGAGCAGTATGAAAAGCGAAAGGTGAAAACATTACGACTTTATTTGTCATGCAAAAAGGTATCTTCTAATAATGACCATGGAAATGTTCTTCATGAACCACATGACACCTGTTCTGAGAGTTTGACTGCGTTGGAGGGAACAGCTAATGTGCTTACCTTGGACAGCGAAATTGTGGGAGCGGTAGGTGGACTCTTAACAGAGAACGAAATTGGTGATGAAGAAGTTATCATTGTTGACACGGATGCTGTCTTCAGACATACCTTTGCTGATTATGCCACTTATGATGTTGATGACCCCCTCGACGACACCGGAGCTCTTAGAAGTGGAAAATTCACCTCCAACCCAAGAATCTCATCCACTTAAAGTAACAAAGCTTAAGATGCACAGGGGAAATGTTTTCACTGAGTTGAATATGGCCTTTCAAAATGGCAGTGTATCTGTTGATGAACTGCTGGTGGAGATCGAAATGGTCCAACCCAATGGTTCAATGGAAAAAGGAGAAGACAATGGTGGTTTGTTACGCGATGCATTAAGTGAGTACTGGGAGACATTCTTCACTAAATGCACCCATGGAGGCACAATGAAGATACCGATGACACGACATGACATGAAAGACGAATGGGTTAACATAGCTAAAGTCATGGTCCTGGGATACAACACGGTTCAGTATTTTCCCATAGCATTGGCCAAGccctttattttgtattgtctcGGCCTTGAACTGATGGAGAAGGACCTGCTTTTGGCATTTTTAGACACAATTCCCTCTGAAGAAAAGGAAGTGGCTGAACAAGCAATGAATGATTTTCTGTCTGTCGCTGGATCTGAGGAGTGGATAGATTTCCTTGACACTCATGAGGTTAAAGTTGTTGTCAATAAGGGGAATGTGAAGAAAACTTTGATTGAGGTGGCACATAAAGAACTTTTTCAATTCAACATAAAGAACGTTCAAGATCCTGCATATATTGCAGAGTGTTGCTCCAGTGTACTGAAGGAACTAAAATTACCACTAGGAGGACTGGATGAAGTATATGCTGGCCTTACCCCGACACCAAGAAGAGTAATCAACATGTTACAGCATGAAAGCCTCAACATGAAGGAAATGCAGAGTTTTGAATATCTGAAAAAATTCATCAGGAGTTGCAATGAACGTCAGCTGAGGAAACTTCTTCGTTTTTGTACAGGTaatattttcatcttttcaatTCATTATAGTTCTGTAATTTGTTTTgactcattaaatatatttaatattgttgaCCTGAATTACCAAGGAGGATAATGTTTTCGCTGGCATTTGTCAGTTGGTCTGTATGCAAATCACCTCAAAGTACAACATGGATTCGTCTTAAATTTTCAGACAAAGTGGGTATTATGATGAGGAACAAGTGattatatttgtgtatgtatCCAGATATTTATGCTTCAAGTGTCaacttttttctgaaaatgcctGATTCCTCAAGTTGTACTCTTGGTGTGATGGACACACGACATCTACTGGCCAGTGAGGATACTGTGTCAAACTGATCAGGAAAACTGATATTTAATAtgaattaatatttaatttgccTCTATAGTGGCAAAAGTAATATatta is a window encoding:
- the LOC133482700 gene encoding uncharacterized protein LOC133482700, with product MPLMMLMTPSTTPELLEVENSPPTQESHPLKVTKLKMHRGNVFTELNMAFQNGSVSVDELLVEIEMVQPNGSMEKGEDNGGLLRDALSEYWETFFTKCTHGGTMKIPMTRHDMKDEWVNIAKVMVLGYNTVQYFPIALAKPFILYCLGLELMEKDLLLAFLDTIPSEEKEVAEQAMNDFLSVAGSEEWIDFLDTHEVKVVVNKGNVKKTLIEVAHKELFQFNIKNVQDPAYIAECCSSVLKELKLPLGGLDEVYAGLTPTPRRVINMLQHESLNMKEMQSFEYLKKFIRSCNERQLRKLLRFCTGADLLVAQKIYVRFFEPENTFTRRPMSHTCGCVLELPNNYGSYPELAEEFDSILNANMWVMDII